A genomic window from Gossypium hirsutum isolate 1008001.06 chromosome D10, Gossypium_hirsutum_v2.1, whole genome shotgun sequence includes:
- the LOC107914772 gene encoding transcription factor bHLH62 produces the protein MEKDQVFMGEAVQAGWNSCSFGMEMETDELNCVGSCFLNPKWHNLMDQSDPFESALSSMVCSPAASNAGSTNFPASGDNTMMTDLIGKLGNICNTGDISPQSLIKPQNNNNNCSSNTSCYTSPLDSPPKLNLSMMGGNQILKHPSLVPVSVDPGFAERAARFSCFNGLNAQLGVTEAEFVQLTRVSTNQSVMVTGSQVHVPDSNKNTLQDGNSCSDKRNSRLSRCSSPENGDSKDESSISEQIPGVGSSIKAQNDANARKRKSMPRGKAKETPSPAAADAKIAEENDESTAKRSKQQNDSAKAENKENPKPPEPPKDYIHVRARRGQATDSHSLAERVRREKISERMKFLQDLVPGCNKVTGKALMLDEIINYVQSLQRQVEFLSMKLATVNPRMNANTEALLSKDMFRSRGSLPHSHYPMDSSALAFGLRYQPQQGLPMNNGISNDTQIQFSMNPANAALHKTQGLQLPPVDGISDANPQIGSFWGDDLQSIVQMGFGQNQPQSCQSKHS, from the exons ATGGAAAAAGATCAGGTTTTTATGGGTGAGGCAGTACAAGCAGGTTGGAATTCTTGCAGTTTTGGGATGGAAATGGAAACAGATGAACTGAATTGTGTTGGAAGTTGTTTTTTGAATCCCAAATGGCATAATTTAATGGATCAGAGCGATCCCTTTGAGTCAGCATTGAGTTCTATGGTGTGTTCTCCAGCTGCATCCAATGCTGGAAGTACTAATTTTCCTGCTTCTGGTGATAATACAATGATGACAGATTTGATTGGAAAATTAGGAAATATTTGTAATACTGGTGATATTTCACCCCAGTCATTGATTAAACcacaaaataataacaacaattgCAGTTCCAACACTTCCTGTTACACTTCTCCATTGGATTCACCACCCAAGCTCAATCTTTCTATGATGGGAGGAAACCAGATACTCAAACATCCAAGCTTGGTACCAGTTTCAGTTGACCCTGGATTTGCTGAGAGGGCTGCTAGATTTTCCTGCTTTAATGGCCTAAATGCTCAGCTTGGAGTGACTGAAGCTGAATTTGTTCAGCTGACCAGAGTTTCCACGAATCAATCCGTTATGGTCACTGGATCTCAAGTACATGTTCCAGACAGCAACAAGAACACACTCCAGGATGGAAATTCATGTTCTGATAAGAGAAACAGTAGGCTCTCAAGGTGTTCATCGCCAGAGAATGGTGATTCCAAAGATGAATCTTCAATATCTGAACAGATCCCAGGTGTGGGTTCAAGCATCAAAGCCCAAAACGATGCCAATGCCAGGAAAAGGAAATCAATGCCCAGAGGGAAAGCAAAAGAAACCCCATCTCCAGCAGCTGCTGATGCTAAG ATTGCTGAGGAGAACGATGAATCCACTGCCAAACGAAGCAAGCAACAAAATGACAGTGCTAAAGCAGAAAATAAAGAGAATCCCAAGCCACCAGAGCCGCCAAAGGACTACATCCATGTCAGGGCCAGAAGGGGTCAAGCAACTGATAGCCATAGTCTTGCTGAAAGA GTTCGAAGAGAGAAAATAAGTGAAAGGATGAAGTTCCTTCAGGATCTTGTTCCAGGTTGCAATAAG GTGACTGGCAAAGCACTTATGCTTGATGAAATTATCAACTATGTGCAGTCGTTGCAGCGTCAGGTCGAG TTCTTATCTATGAAGTTGGCTACTGTAAATCCAAGGATGAATGCTAACACGGAAGCCTTACTGTCTAAGGAT ATGTTTCGGTCTCGTGGATCTTTGCCGCATTCTCATTATCCAATGGATTCTTCTGCGCTGGCATTCGGTTTAAGGTACCAACCCCAGCAAGGGCTTCCTATGAACAATGGCATATCCAATGACACACAGATTCAATTCTCAATGAATCCAGCAAATGCTGCCTTGCATAAAACACAAGGATTGCAGCTGCCTCCTGTTGATGGTATTTCTGATGCTAACCCTCAG ATTGGATCATTTTGGGGTGATGACCTCCAAAGCATTGTTCAAATGGGATTTGGCCAGAATCAACCACAAAGCTGTCAAAGTAAGCATAGTtga